The following coding sequences lie in one Treponema socranskii subsp. buccale genomic window:
- a CDS encoding leucine-rich repeat domain-containing protein, producing MSGFNSSNKKTRVAALVTAALIVLTLGAALVFTACPNNAGGGTPPVTKYKVELDRTIGGNVRVTPALSENGMAAENTVLTFTAEPLQGYDLEKWELDGTAVNGIALTYTLKVTANAQVFVFFKRNGEPPPALHTVTLTEPEHGSVDTVPVIPPGHQKVPEGTELIFRAVPDAGYAVNKWTVSSGSFLAGGSPGSTNATLKITEDVTVTVTFGNVIFGVDGGHGTLKAEVDGAEIASPAQVEEDKTIVFTASPHEGYMVDTWTITGGQLLAGGNPENTTAMVKITEPITVAVSFKLRPPSTYAVIFGVAGTPPNGSISATYKTGGAAFTSGTAVAENTALVFTASPATDYKVEKWTVNGTAVPGNTSNTYEHTVTKAADIRVSFISSVTTPDTFTLPNGAEYEITDKAQKLVIMTKRESDAGGTVYTVNVNPEYSGITYTLTGFSKQSIINFDDLWNLEAFALSGPSNFLSVEGGVLFDKHKTKLIRYPRNKAGTSYTVPSSVEVLGTYSFSVSRNLTSLILPDGLTTVEDLALYACQKLQTVYIPSSLTSIGSHFLGASKVEDVKIPEGVTELGSQFLDGCSALKTLELPSTFTSHYGAFCTGCTALQSVTCKAAAPPILQDYDFGGVILAGVTLKVPADSVSAYQNAPIWKDFKKPFVALP from the coding sequence AAGGTAGAGCTCGACCGCACTATAGGCGGCAATGTAAGGGTAACGCCTGCACTGAGCGAAAACGGCATGGCAGCCGAAAACACCGTGCTTACCTTTACGGCAGAACCGCTTCAAGGCTATGATCTTGAAAAGTGGGAGCTTGACGGCACGGCGGTAAACGGCATAGCGCTTACCTACACGCTCAAAGTTACGGCAAACGCACAGGTTTTTGTATTCTTTAAACGGAACGGTGAGCCGCCTCCTGCCCTGCACACGGTAACGCTTACCGAGCCGGAGCACGGCAGTGTAGATACTGTGCCGGTAATCCCGCCCGGCCATCAGAAAGTGCCCGAAGGTACCGAACTTATCTTTAGGGCAGTACCGGATGCAGGCTATGCGGTGAATAAATGGACGGTTTCATCGGGCTCATTTTTAGCAGGCGGCAGTCCGGGAAGCACGAACGCAACGCTTAAAATCACCGAAGACGTTACCGTAACGGTTACCTTCGGCAATGTAATCTTCGGCGTAGACGGCGGACACGGCACGCTCAAGGCGGAAGTTGACGGCGCCGAAATCGCCTCTCCTGCGCAAGTGGAAGAGGATAAAACGATTGTCTTTACCGCCTCTCCTCATGAAGGCTACATGGTAGACACGTGGACGATTACAGGCGGGCAGCTTCTTGCAGGCGGAAATCCTGAAAATACGACGGCTATGGTAAAAATAACCGAGCCGATAACGGTTGCCGTCTCCTTTAAGCTAAGACCGCCTTCCACCTATGCCGTAATCTTCGGCGTTGCAGGTACACCGCCGAACGGAAGCATAAGCGCAACATACAAGACGGGCGGAGCAGCCTTTACTTCCGGCACTGCGGTTGCCGAAAACACTGCACTCGTCTTTACGGCTTCTCCTGCAACGGACTACAAGGTGGAAAAGTGGACGGTAAACGGCACGGCCGTCCCGGGCAATACCTCAAACACCTACGAGCACACCGTAACAAAGGCGGCGGATATACGGGTATCCTTTATATCTTCAGTAACGACTCCCGATACTTTTACGCTCCCGAACGGCGCAGAGTACGAGATAACCGACAAGGCGCAGAAACTGGTGATAATGACAAAGCGGGAAAGCGATGCTGGTGGTACTGTCTATACCGTCAATGTAAATCCCGAATATTCGGGTATTACATATACCCTCACCGGTTTCAGCAAACAAAGCATAATCAACTTCGACGATTTGTGGAACTTAGAAGCTTTTGCGTTAAGCGGTCCGAGTAACTTTTTAAGCGTAGAAGGCGGGGTTTTATTCGATAAGCATAAAACAAAGCTGATTCGCTATCCGCGCAATAAAGCCGGCACCTCTTATACGGTACCTTCCTCCGTTGAAGTACTGGGGACGTACTCTTTTTCCGTCAGTCGCAATCTTACTTCCCTTATTTTACCGGACGGTCTTACAACGGTAGAAGATTTGGCTTTGTACGCTTGCCAGAAATTACAAACGGTCTACATTCCTTCATCGCTTACTTCCATAGGGAGCCACTTCCTTGGCGCCAGCAAGGTTGAAGATGTTAAGATTCCCGAAGGCGTTACCGAATTAGGCAGCCAGTTCCTTGACGGCTGCTCGGCGCTAAAAACGCTTGAACTGCCTTCTACCTTTACCTCACATTACGGTGCTTTCTGCACTGGCTGTACGGCACTGCAAAGCGTTACCTGTAAGGCGGCAGCTCCGCCCATACTGCAAGACTATGATTTTGGCGGCGTAATCTTAGCCGGCGTAACATTAAAAGTGCCCGCAGACTCGGTCAGCGCGTACCAAAATGCCCCGATATGGAAGGACTTCAAAAAGCCGTTTGTGGCACTGCCGTAA
- a CDS encoding Rpn family recombination-promoting nuclease/putative transposase, whose amino-acid sequence MRKSFDDLTIADDFMFCKIMQDEAICKQFLEMILAGQIGKIIYLSPQNSVAAGIEAKSVRLDLLVKDEAGKSYDIEMQVANEHNIPKRMRYYQAAIDIAFLDKGVHYKALNDSYIIFVCVFDAIGKGKPLYTFENICIEDRQTLLQDGTKKVIINAEAFSKAENKELKGFLEYVKTGTVNTEYTGRIETMIQTVKHNEQARQEYRFMSGFEMDAREEGRSEGFSDGSRQAKLETARILKQLGDSVKKIMQATGLTQEEVESIS is encoded by the coding sequence ATGAGAAAAAGTTTTGACGACTTAACCATCGCCGATGACTTTATGTTTTGTAAAATCATGCAGGACGAAGCCATTTGCAAGCAATTCCTTGAAATGATTTTGGCAGGGCAAATCGGGAAAATTATCTACCTGTCGCCGCAAAACAGCGTCGCAGCCGGCATCGAAGCAAAATCGGTACGTCTCGATCTGCTTGTAAAGGACGAAGCCGGCAAATCTTACGACATCGAAATGCAAGTGGCGAACGAACATAATATCCCCAAGCGTATGCGTTATTATCAGGCGGCAATCGACATCGCATTTTTAGACAAAGGTGTGCATTACAAAGCATTAAACGACAGCTACATTATCTTTGTGTGCGTGTTCGATGCAATAGGAAAAGGCAAGCCTCTTTACACGTTTGAAAATATTTGTATCGAAGACCGACAAACACTCTTACAAGACGGGACAAAAAAGGTTATAATAAATGCGGAAGCATTCAGTAAAGCCGAGAATAAGGAACTCAAAGGCTTTTTGGAATACGTTAAAACCGGAACGGTGAATACGGAGTATACCGGGAGGATAGAAACGATGATACAGACAGTAAAACACAACGAACAGGCACGGCAGGAATACCGCTTTATGTCGGGGTTTGAAATGGACGCACGGGAAGAGGGCAGAAGCGAAGGCTTCTCCGACGGCTCGCGCCAAGCAAAGCTCGAAACGGCTCGGATTTTAAAACAGCTCGGCGATTCCGTAAAAAAGATAATGCAAGCTACCGGCCTCACTCAAGAAGAAGTGGAATCGATTAGCTAA
- the hflC gene encoding protease modulator HflC, which yields MKSIKRIVLPLVVFLFLLIFFFASGPLYIVREGNQAVVTRFGSIAEVRTDAGLYFKIPAADMVTTYPKRILSIDGDPQRIPTKENQFIVVDTTSRWKIADPKLFYTSFKTIENASNRLSDIIDSATRTVVTANRLSEIVRSSNIINERAAKAVAAEDEETKEIESLVNVNTTIEAVVRGRGALCEEMTAAANALVSDYGITVIDIVPRQIKYSDELTESVYNRMIKDRSQVAQAYRSLGEAKKTGWIGRLENEKRTISSDAYRRAEEIKGQADAEAARIYAEAYNHDPEFYAFWKSMESYANTLKGRDATYSTNMDYFRYLYSPEGRR from the coding sequence ATGAAATCGATCAAACGTATCGTACTGCCCCTCGTCGTTTTTTTATTTTTGTTAATTTTTTTCTTCGCATCCGGCCCGCTCTATATCGTCAGAGAGGGAAATCAGGCGGTCGTCACGAGATTCGGAAGCATCGCCGAAGTCCGCACCGATGCGGGATTGTATTTTAAAATCCCCGCAGCCGATATGGTGACGACGTATCCGAAACGCATCCTTTCAATCGACGGCGATCCGCAGCGCATCCCGACAAAGGAAAATCAATTTATCGTCGTCGACACGACGAGCCGCTGGAAGATAGCCGATCCGAAATTGTTCTACACGAGTTTTAAAACGATCGAAAACGCAAGCAATCGCCTGAGCGACATCATCGATTCGGCGACGCGTACGGTCGTCACCGCAAACCGATTGAGCGAAATCGTGCGTTCTTCGAACATCATCAACGAGCGCGCGGCAAAGGCCGTCGCAGCGGAAGACGAAGAGACGAAAGAAATCGAATCGCTTGTAAACGTCAATACGACGATCGAAGCGGTCGTACGCGGACGGGGCGCGCTCTGCGAAGAGATGACCGCCGCCGCAAACGCCCTCGTTTCGGACTACGGCATCACGGTTATCGACATCGTACCGCGGCAAATAAAATATTCGGACGAACTCACCGAAAGCGTATACAACCGCATGATAAAAGACCGCAGCCAAGTCGCACAGGCATACCGTTCGCTCGGAGAAGCGAAAAAAACGGGATGGATCGGACGGCTCGAAAACGAAAAGCGCACGATTTCTTCCGACGCGTATCGCCGCGCCGAAGAAATCAAAGGACAGGCGGACGCGGAAGCGGCGCGTATTTATGCCGAAGCGTACAACCACGATCCGGAATTTTACGCGTTTTGGAAAAGCATGGAATCGTATGCAAATACGCTTAAAGGCCGCGATGCGACGTACAGCACGAATATGGATTACTTCCGATATTTGTATTCGCCCGAAGGCAGACGATAA
- the hflK gene encoding FtsH protease activity modulator HflK, with protein sequence MGKITKESTRRFFSKPSSYALLLALFIGASAVKSNFYIVDETEQAVITRFGKYVETVGPGLHFKLPFGIDKNYNIPVQVVQTEQFGFQTIEMKRNSRYQNGIVAESTMLTGDLNIVDVEWIIQYRIVDPKAWQFNVEDRTRTIRDISRSVINTLVGDRAILDIMSAERTNIEMQSRDMMNDNFAKLGLGIHVTTVKLQNIVPPEGVQDAFEDVNKAIQDMNRFINEGKEAYNAEIPKAQGEADKQISVAQGYAAERVNRARGDVARFNSVYREYRRSPRVTRERMYLETMDALFNSDTKSTLIDGRLQNVLPIKQLSASEGGAQ encoded by the coding sequence ATGGGAAAAATAACAAAAGAATCGACACGGCGTTTTTTTTCAAAGCCGTCGTCCTACGCGCTGCTGCTCGCCCTCTTTATCGGAGCGTCGGCGGTAAAAAGCAATTTTTACATCGTCGATGAAACGGAGCAGGCCGTCATCACGAGATTCGGCAAATACGTCGAAACCGTCGGCCCGGGTCTGCATTTTAAGCTGCCCTTCGGCATCGACAAAAACTACAATATTCCGGTGCAAGTCGTTCAGACGGAACAGTTCGGTTTTCAGACGATCGAAATGAAGCGGAACAGCCGCTATCAAAACGGTATCGTCGCCGAATCCACGATGCTCACGGGAGATTTGAATATCGTCGACGTCGAATGGATCATTCAATACCGCATCGTCGATCCGAAAGCGTGGCAGTTCAACGTCGAAGACCGCACGCGTACGATCCGCGACATATCCCGCTCGGTGATCAATACGCTCGTCGGCGACCGCGCCATCCTCGACATTATGAGCGCGGAACGCACGAACATCGAAATGCAGTCGCGCGATATGATGAACGACAATTTTGCAAAGCTCGGTTTGGGCATACACGTTACGACGGTCAAACTGCAAAACATCGTTCCGCCCGAGGGCGTGCAGGATGCTTTCGAAGACGTCAACAAAGCGATACAGGATATGAACCGATTTATCAACGAAGGAAAAGAAGCGTACAACGCCGAAATTCCGAAAGCGCAGGGTGAAGCCGACAAACAGATTTCGGTTGCGCAGGGATATGCGGCCGAGCGCGTAAACCGCGCGAGAGGAGACGTCGCCCGCTTCAACTCCGTGTACCGAGAATACCGTCGATCGCCGCGCGTCACCCGCGAGCGTATGTATTTGGAAACGATGGACGCCCTTTTCAATTCCGACACGAAGAGTACGCTCATCGACGGGAGGCTCCAAAACGTACTGCCTATAAAACAGCTTTCGGCTTCCGAAGGAGGCGCGCAATGA
- a CDS encoding sigma-70 family RNA polymerase sigma factor, whose translation MKTQNDTVYALYLNEIKSYPLLSESEEKSLLKKIAAGDEKAKTRFINSNLRLVISIAGRFADSNTSFMDLIQEGNIGLMTAVSKFKISFRTRFSTYAYPWIVQYMQRYVQTKSTDIYIPDNKIVLLREINEVRAELFSKNGFMPSDADIARVLHIEEKTVRDISVMPWNVIRFDLPCSDYEDTVCGDGIPDTTSGPEETAIGKILKQEVRAFIDSMPEDERRVMLCRYDFDGMGQRTLFETSALLGISSETVRKIEIRALRFIKENVSVFESAAEETLTA comes from the coding sequence ATGAAAACACAAAACGACACCGTGTATGCATTGTATCTCAATGAAATCAAATCCTATCCCTTGCTTTCCGAATCGGAAGAAAAATCGCTGTTGAAAAAAATTGCGGCGGGCGATGAAAAAGCGAAGACGCGATTTATCAATTCGAATTTGCGTCTTGTCATCAGCATTGCCGGCCGTTTTGCCGATTCGAATACGTCTTTTATGGACTTGATTCAGGAAGGAAATATCGGTTTGATGACCGCCGTTTCAAAATTCAAAATCTCGTTCCGTACGCGTTTTTCGACCTACGCTTATCCGTGGATAGTGCAATATATGCAGCGCTACGTGCAGACGAAATCGACGGATATCTATATCCCCGACAATAAAATCGTTCTGCTTCGGGAAATAAACGAAGTTCGTGCCGAGCTTTTTTCAAAAAACGGCTTTATGCCGTCCGATGCGGATATTGCCCGAGTTTTACATATCGAAGAAAAGACGGTGCGCGATATTTCCGTCATGCCGTGGAACGTCATACGTTTCGATTTGCCGTGCAGCGACTATGAAGATACCGTATGCGGTGACGGCATTCCCGATACGACTTCCGGTCCTGAAGAGACTGCAATCGGAAAAATCTTAAAACAGGAAGTTCGCGCTTTTATCGATTCGATGCCGGAAGACGAACGCAGAGTTATGCTCTGCCGCTACGATTTCGACGGCATGGGACAGCGGACATTATTTGAAACGAGCGCGCTGCTCGGCATTTCCTCGGAAACCGTACGCAAAATCGAAATCCGCGCCCTGCGTTTTATAAAAGAAAACGTATCGGTTTTCGAAAGTGCGGCGGAGGAAACGCTGACGGCATAA
- a CDS encoding leucine-rich repeat protein produces MRKSIIALAVFCSVFSAFAQKNFTVSEFKFYVENYKIASGAEGETVSIKIKDVLSSETQNSLVTLTWKTENSKNLYFDLDLSECTYADDDCILELFHIKNVCRCVLPMSTKCLRYFDCMQLEEIRLPDGLEEINYNAFFDVPSLKRIEIPASVRYVGACAFGDCSSLEYILIDKNANTEKWSLAWNAWNDAKIVYSDEKDFSDKKTDKKNDEPPAGERGTVAFDHANYHMWDDIAYTITLAEKPSKTQKANIFVYDVHNGGELMGRLPIKIKKNKTVYTFTGVPTKHFELPETDLIYTILKECHEYWAKMKFVLVLKNGDRIDLAGSARCYVTLP; encoded by the coding sequence ATGCGTAAATCGATTATCGCGCTTGCAGTGTTTTGCTCGGTGTTTTCAGCGTTCGCTCAAAAAAACTTTACGGTTTCCGAATTCAAATTTTATGTTGAAAATTATAAAATCGCATCCGGTGCCGAGGGCGAAACCGTTTCAATAAAAATAAAAGACGTGCTCTCTTCCGAAACGCAAAACAGCTTGGTGACGCTGACGTGGAAAACCGAAAATTCCAAAAACCTGTATTTCGATTTGGATCTGTCGGAATGCACTTACGCAGACGACGATTGCATACTCGAGCTTTTTCATATCAAAAATGTGTGCAGATGCGTACTGCCGATGAGCACAAAATGTCTCCGTTATTTTGACTGTATGCAGCTCGAAGAGATAAGGCTGCCCGACGGGCTTGAGGAAATTAACTATAATGCATTTTTTGACGTGCCTTCATTAAAACGCATCGAGATTCCTGCGAGCGTACGCTATGTCGGGGCCTGCGCTTTCGGCGATTGCTCTTCGCTCGAATACATACTGATCGATAAAAATGCGAATACCGAAAAGTGGTCGCTTGCGTGGAATGCGTGGAACGATGCAAAAATCGTTTATTCGGATGAAAAAGATTTTTCCGATAAAAAGACCGATAAAAAAAACGATGAGCCGCCTGCAGGGGAAAGAGGCACCGTCGCTTTTGACCATGCCAATTATCACATGTGGGACGATATCGCTTATACGATAACGCTTGCGGAAAAGCCCTCGAAAACGCAAAAGGCGAACATATTCGTATACGATGTGCATAACGGCGGCGAGCTGATGGGTAGGCTTCCTATCAAAATCAAAAAAAATAAAACGGTCTATACTTTTACCGGCGTTCCGACAAAACACTTCGAACTTCCGGAAACCGATTTGATTTATACAATATTGAAAGAATGTCATGAGTATTGGGCAAAAATGAAATTCGTCCTCGTGTTAAAAAACGGCGACAGGATCGATTTGGCGGGTTCGGCAAGGTGTTATGTAACTCTGCCGTAG
- a CDS encoding divergent polysaccharide deacetylase family protein, giving the protein MAQNGRTCGRKTVSRSSTRTKSAPRRIQGKKHKIVFSSMQTAILCVLIVAACFAVLIVNSGRNPKNTAVEQQIASQNADGAGDASRTAEARQNADRQSSQKPQQSAGNSAARQSSGREAPRSDVPKKNASAGEIATQKERVVEAQVHRSADNKSSGSAKPSSSAPKGQQANPASVKPLSSVKPSSSAPLSPAVPVSSLPDIPQAVNGAKLVFVFDDAGQSLSQLEKFLSLPFPITVSVLPKLVHSKACADKVRASGNEVMLHQPMQAVNLNVNPGPGAVTANMQTSSIEALIKENIAEIGPVAGINNHEGSLISEDEMKIGAAMLAAKESGVFFLDSRTTSQTRVPQAAMALGIPYYSRNVFLDNIKDREKIIREIMRGIGIANANGAAIMIGHIWSADILPGILIEFYPALKNKGYAFTTVSNSGALIRP; this is encoded by the coding sequence ATGGCACAAAATGGACGCACATGCGGGCGGAAAACCGTTTCGCGATCTTCGACTCGAACAAAGTCCGCCCCCCGTCGGATTCAGGGCAAAAAACATAAAATCGTATTTTCTTCCATGCAGACGGCGATCCTGTGTGTTTTGATCGTCGCCGCCTGTTTTGCAGTCCTCATCGTCAATTCGGGACGCAATCCGAAAAATACCGCCGTCGAGCAACAGATCGCCTCACAAAACGCGGATGGCGCGGGCGATGCGTCGCGCACGGCGGAGGCTCGGCAAAACGCCGATCGGCAAAGTTCACAAAAGCCGCAGCAAAGTGCGGGAAATTCCGCTGCGCGGCAAAGCTCCGGAAGGGAAGCGCCGCGGAGCGATGTGCCGAAAAAAAACGCATCTGCGGGAGAAATTGCAACGCAAAAGGAGCGCGTGGTCGAAGCGCAGGTTCATCGAAGCGCGGACAATAAATCCTCCGGCAGTGCAAAGCCCTCGTCTTCCGCACCCAAGGGGCAGCAGGCAAATCCCGCATCCGTAAAGCCGCTTTCGTCGGTAAAGCCGTCGTCTTCCGCGCCCCTGTCTCCGGCAGTACCCGTCTCGTCTCTTCCCGACATTCCGCAGGCAGTAAACGGCGCGAAGCTCGTTTTCGTATTCGACGATGCGGGTCAAAGTCTTTCGCAGCTTGAAAAATTCCTTTCGCTCCCGTTTCCGATCACCGTGTCCGTTTTGCCCAAGCTCGTGCATTCGAAAGCGTGCGCCGACAAAGTGCGCGCATCGGGCAACGAAGTGATGCTGCACCAGCCCATGCAGGCGGTAAACTTGAACGTCAATCCCGGCCCCGGCGCGGTTACGGCGAATATGCAGACGTCTTCGATCGAAGCGCTTATAAAAGAAAATATCGCCGAAATCGGCCCGGTCGCCGGAATCAACAATCACGAGGGTTCTCTCATCAGCGAAGACGAAATGAAAATCGGAGCTGCGATGCTTGCGGCAAAGGAGAGCGGCGTCTTTTTTCTCGATTCGCGAACGACGAGCCAAACGCGCGTACCGCAGGCTGCTATGGCGCTCGGCATACCCTATTATTCGCGGAACGTGTTTCTCGACAATATCAAAGACCGCGAAAAAATCATCCGCGAAATCATGCGAGGCATCGGCATTGCGAATGCGAACGGAGCTGCGATCATGATAGGGCATATATGGTCGGCGGATATTCTGCCGGGCATATTGATCGAATTCTATCCCGCGCTGAAAAACAAGGGGTATGCGTTTACGACGGTGAGCAATTCCGGCGCGCTTATCCGCCCGTAA
- the tsaD gene encoding tRNA (adenosine(37)-N6)-threonylcarbamoyltransferase complex transferase subunit TsaD, translating into MKVLGIESSCDETAAAIVEDGRVILSNVVATQIPFHEIYKGVVPEIASRKHAEWILPVVKQAFKEASLSLGDIDAVSATNRPGLMGALLVGLTYGKTLAWAAGKPFIAVNHMLGHLYAAHLANDIAYPYLGLLVSGGHSIICKVHGFDDIEVLGTTVDDSVGEAFDKVAKFYDLGYPGGVIIDKLSKEGDARAFSFPVPKLDEKEHRYDVSFSGLKTAVIHQRDLFLNEGFEPMTENMCASFQDVACRTLTSRLFRAVEDTGLTTVVAGGGVAANSHLRALLAERRDITCIFPPLKLCGDNGAMIAGVAYHFLQRGDTSPLNTTASARIPQFKRGLEQVRR; encoded by the coding sequence ATGAAAGTTCTCGGTATCGAATCTTCATGCGATGAAACGGCGGCGGCGATCGTCGAAGACGGCCGCGTTATTTTAAGCAACGTCGTTGCGACGCAGATCCCGTTTCACGAAATATACAAAGGCGTCGTCCCCGAAATCGCGAGCAGAAAGCATGCCGAATGGATTTTGCCCGTCGTAAAGCAGGCGTTCAAAGAAGCCTCTCTTTCGCTCGGCGACATCGATGCGGTTTCTGCGACGAACCGTCCGGGATTGATGGGCGCTCTCCTTGTCGGTTTGACTTACGGCAAAACGCTCGCATGGGCGGCGGGAAAACCCTTTATCGCGGTCAACCACATGCTCGGTCACCTCTACGCGGCGCATCTCGCAAACGATATCGCATACCCGTATCTCGGTCTCCTCGTTTCGGGTGGCCACAGCATCATCTGCAAAGTACACGGATTCGACGATATCGAAGTGCTCGGTACGACAGTCGACGATTCGGTCGGCGAAGCATTCGATAAGGTCGCCAAGTTTTACGACCTCGGCTATCCCGGCGGCGTCATTATTGATAAACTTTCGAAAGAGGGAGATGCGCGCGCATTTTCCTTTCCCGTTCCCAAGCTCGACGAAAAGGAACACCGCTACGATGTTTCGTTCAGCGGATTGAAAACCGCCGTCATCCATCAGCGCGATCTCTTTTTGAACGAAGGCTTCGAGCCGATGACTGAAAATATGTGCGCGTCGTTTCAGGATGTCGCTTGCCGTACGCTCACGTCGCGCCTTTTCCGCGCGGTGGAAGACACGGGTCTTACGACAGTCGTCGCAGGCGGAGGAGTCGCCGCCAATTCGCACTTGCGTGCGCTGCTCGCCGAGCGGCGCGATATCACGTGCATATTTCCGCCGCTCAAACTCTGCGGCGACAACGGCGCTATGATCGCAGGTGTCGCCTATCATTTTTTGCAGCGCGGCGATACGAGCCCGCTCAACACTACAGCTTCGGCTCGTATTCCTCAGTTCAAGCGCGGATTGGAACAGGTGCGGAGGTGA
- the arfB gene encoding alternative ribosome rescue aminoacyl-tRNA hydrolase ArfB, with protein sequence MDRQKLHDSIAFHTEMTFARSGGAGGQNVNKVNTKVHASVALEKIEGLSEAERKLVIQRLAKSIHVGVISVDVQDERFQERNRKIALERIEAKIAGAARIEKKRRATCPTKASRERRLKIKKLRADIKKNRGKVRV encoded by the coding sequence ATGGACAGACAAAAACTGCACGACAGTATCGCGTTCCACACCGAAATGACATTCGCCCGATCGGGCGGAGCCGGCGGACAAAACGTAAACAAAGTCAACACGAAAGTACACGCGTCCGTAGCGCTCGAAAAAATCGAAGGCTTGTCGGAAGCGGAGCGGAAACTTGTCATACAGCGTCTGGCAAAAAGCATACACGTGGGCGTCATCTCCGTCGACGTGCAGGACGAACGCTTTCAGGAGCGAAACAGAAAAATCGCACTTGAGCGCATCGAAGCGAAAATTGCAGGCGCGGCACGAATCGAAAAAAAGCGGCGAGCGACATGTCCCACAAAGGCATCGCGCGAACGACGCTTGAAGATAAAAAAACTGCGCGCGGACATTAAAAAGAACAGGGGAAAAGTGCGGGTGTGA
- a CDS encoding argininosuccinate synthase — protein MAKKSKVILAYSGGLDTTVIIPWLKENYDYDVIAVCIDLGQGDDWKTIKARALKTGASACYVVDARKEYIEEYIWPALKGGALYEDRYLLGTSTARPLIGKILVEYARQEKASAICHGATGKGNDQVRFELAIKAFAPDIRVIAAWRDPKWDLQSREDEIEYLEKRGIPVPVKKSSSYSCDENIWHISHEGLELEKTENEPDWKNMLKITKLPEAAPDKAEYVKIEFEKGIPVAVNGKKMDALSLMETLNKIGGKNGIGLIDLVENRCVGMKSRGVYETPGGTILYYAHEQLEHLCLDRDTYHYKQQIALKQAELIYNGLWFTSLMSGIMAFNDKVEETVSGWVRLKLYKGTMQGAGSFSPYSLYNESIASFTTGDLYDHRDAGGFITLFGLPLTVRAMMEQKAGKGQAVVKSRSLKKRPTE, from the coding sequence ATGGCTAAAAAAAGCAAAGTGATTCTCGCGTATTCGGGCGGACTCGATACGACGGTCATCATTCCGTGGTTAAAGGAAAATTACGATTACGACGTCATCGCCGTCTGCATCGATTTGGGGCAGGGCGACGATTGGAAAACGATAAAAGCGCGCGCACTTAAAACGGGCGCTTCGGCATGCTATGTCGTCGATGCGCGAAAAGAATATATCGAAGAATATATTTGGCCCGCTCTGAAAGGCGGTGCGCTCTACGAAGACCGGTATCTGCTCGGCACGTCGACGGCTCGACCGCTTATCGGGAAAATTCTCGTCGAATACGCTCGGCAGGAAAAAGCCTCTGCGATCTGTCACGGCGCAACGGGAAAGGGCAACGACCAAGTCCGCTTCGAACTTGCGATCAAAGCGTTTGCGCCGGATATCCGCGTCATCGCCGCGTGGCGCGATCCGAAATGGGATCTCCAAAGCCGCGAAGACGAAATCGAGTACCTTGAAAAGCGAGGCATTCCCGTTCCGGTAAAAAAATCGTCGTCCTACAGCTGCGACGAAAATATTTGGCATATCAGCCACGAGGGTCTCGAACTTGAAAAGACGGAAAACGAACCCGACTGGAAAAACATGCTCAAAATCACAAAGCTGCCGGAAGCGGCTCCCGACAAAGCCGAATACGTAAAGATCGAATTCGAAAAAGGTATTCCCGTCGCGGTCAACGGTAAAAAAATGGATGCGCTTTCGCTCATGGAAACGCTCAATAAAATCGGCGGAAAAAACGGTATCGGACTAATCGATCTCGTCGAAAACCGCTGCGTCGGCATGAAAAGCCGGGGCGTATACGAAACGCCGGGCGGAACGATTTTGTATTACGCGCACGAGCAGCTCGAGCACTTGTGCCTCGACCGCGATACTTATCACTACAAGCAGCAGATCGCGCTCAAGCAGGCGGAGCTCATCTACAACGGTTTGTGGTTTACCTCTCTCATGAGCGGTATCATGGCGTTCAACGACAAAGTCGAAGAGACCGTGAGCGGCTGGGTGCGCCTCAAATTGTACAAGGGCACGATGCAGGGTGCGGGTTCGTTCTCGCCGTACAGCTTGTACAACGAAAGCATTGCAAGCTTTACGACGGGCGATCTCTACGATCACCGCGATGCGGGCGGCTTTATCACGCTCTTCGGTTTGCCGCTTACCGTGCGCGCAATGATGGAGCAAAAAGCGGGTAAAGGGCAGGCTGTCGTAAAGAGCCGTTCTTTGAAAAAGCGGCCGACGGAATAA